Proteins encoded together in one Triticum dicoccoides isolate Atlit2015 ecotype Zavitan chromosome 7B, WEW_v2.0, whole genome shotgun sequence window:
- the LOC119340715 gene encoding 26S proteasome non-ATPase regulatory subunit 14 homolog, whose protein sequence is MDDNMLAGLLAGAGLPVRPPGGDTPLPDSSEQIYIAPVALLKMLKHARAGVPMEVMGLMLGEFVDEYTVTVVDVFAMPQSGTGVSVEAVDHAFQTNMMDMLRQTGRPEMVVGWYHSHPGFGCWLSGTDVQTQLSFEQLNPRAVAVVIDPIQSVRGKVVMDAFRLINPTAMLTGHEPRQTTSNVGGTVRPSVEARVHGLGVHYYSLAIGHRQNEVEERMLACLNRKRWSDGLVLQRFEDAENAGAVSGIRDLAVQYDAQVREEDVTPPERLAVVRAGRLDAKKQLGERAEAAMSGNIVQALGMMLDTVTF, encoded by the exons ATGGACGACAACATGCTTGCTGGCTTGCTGGCGGGCGCCGGCCTCCCCGTGCGGCCGCCGGGCGGCGACACGCCGCTCCCCGACTCGTCGGAGCAGATCTACATCGCCCCCGTCGCGCTCCTCAAGATGCTCAAGCACG CGCGCGCCGGGGTGCCGATGGAGGTGATGGGGCTGATGCTGGGGGAGTTCGTGGACGAGTACACGGTGACGGTGGTGGACGTGTTCGCGATGCCGCAGAGCGGCACGGGCGTGAGCGTGGAGGCTGTCGACCACGCCTTCCAGACCAACATGATGGACATGCTGCGGCAGACGGGGCGGCCGGAGATGGTGGTGGGCTGGTACCACTCCCACCCGGGCTTCGGCTGCTGGCTCTCGGGCACCGACGTCCAGACGCAGCTGAGCTTCGAGCAGCTCAACCCGCGCGCCGTCGCCGTCGTGATCGACCCCATCCAGAGCGTCAGAGGCAAGGTGGTCATGGACGCCTTCCGCCTCATCAACCCGACGGCGATGCTCACGGGCCACGAGCCGCGCCAGACCACGTCCAACGTCGGCGGCACCGTGCGCCCCTCCGTGGAGGCGCGCGTCCACGGCCTCGGCGTGCACTACTACTCGCTCGCCATCGGGCACCGGCAGAACGAGGTCGAGGAGCGCATGCTCGCCTGCCTCAACCGCAAGCGCTGGTCCGACGGGCTCGTCCTGCAGAGGTTCGAGGACGCGGAGAACGCCGGCGCCGTGAGCGGGATCCGGGACCTCGCGGTGCAGTACGACGCGCAGGTCAGGGAGGAGGACGTAACGCCGCCGGAGAGGCTGGCCGTGGTGAGGGCGGGCAGGCtggacgccaagaagcagctcggggAGAGAGCCGAGGCCGCCATGTCCGGCAACATCGTGCAGGCGCTGGGCATGATGCTCGACACGGTCACCTTCTAG
- the LOC119339140 gene encoding probable serine/threonine-protein kinase PBL17: MHRWLIGGCGDMRPPRRRIQEPQVQEEPRPRRRTSSPPKLRKTSSEPIMLSVPKDLAEFRAMSVYGNLKLFTYDQLRRATGDFSPTQIIGEGGFGVVYKGVVGAVVVAVKRLNPEGIQGDREWLTEVSCLGQYSHPNLVELIGYCCDDDHRLLVYEFMAKGSLENHLFRRACTLSWTTRVKIALDVARGLAYLHGAARPIIYRDFKTSNILLDADFGAKLSDFGLAKEGPVGGKTHVSTRVMGTYGYAAPEYMATGHLTAMSDVYGFGVVLLEMLVGRRALEPSRAGRAGNLVDWARPILIRAKKLEKIVDARMAQQGPYSPRALERVARLAYDCLSQNPKVRPDMSRVVLVLEAALAIPAEEVDDGDVRGEGGRGSGDASPTPAR; encoded by the exons ATGCACCGGTGGCTCATCGGCGGCTGCGGCGACATgcgcccgccccgccgccgcatCCAAGAACCGCAGGTCCAAG AGGAGCCTCGGCCGCGTCGGCGTACGTCGTCCCCGCCGAAGCTGAGGAAGACGAGCTCGGAGCCGATTATGCTCTCCGTGCCCAAGGACCTGGCGGAGTTTCGGGCGATGTCGGTGTACGGGAACCTCAAGCTCTTCACGTACGACCAGCTCAGGCGGGCCACCGGCGACTTCAGCCCCACCCAGATCATCGGCGAGGGCGGCTTCGGCGTCGTCTACAAGGGGGTCGTTGGCGCTGTGgtggtcgccgtcaagcggctcaaCCCAGAGGGCATTCAGGGCGACCGCGAGTGGCTG ACAGAGGTGAGTTGCCTAGGGCAGTACAGCCACCCGAACCTGGTGGAGCTCATCGGCTACTGCTGTGACGACGACCACCGGCTGCTGGTGTACGAGTTCATGGCCAAGGGCAGCCTCGAGAACCACCTCTTCCGAC GCGCATGCACCCTCTCGTGGACGACCCGGGTGAAGATCGCGCTGGACGTGGCGAGGGGGCTGGCCTACCTCCACGGCGCGGCGCGGCCCATCATCTACCGCGACTTCAAGACCTCCAACATCCTGCTCGACGCCGACTTCGGCGCGAAGCTGTCGGACTTCGGGCTGGCCAAGGAGGGACCGGTGGGCGGGAAGACGCACGTGTCCACCCGGGTGATGGGCACCTACGGCTACGCGGCGCCGGAGTACATGGCGACGGGGCACCTCACGGCGATGAGCGACGTGTACGGCTTCGGGGTGGTGCTGCTGGAGATGCTGGTGGGGCGGCGCGCGCTGGAGCCGAGCCGGGCCGGCAGGGCGGGCAACCTGGTGGACTGGGCGCGCCCGATACTCATCCGGGCCAAGAAGCTGGAGAAGATCGTGGACGCGCGGATGGCGCAGCAGGGGCCATACTCGCCGCGCGCGCTGGAGCGGGTGGCGAGGCTGGCGTACGACTGCCTCAGCCAGAACCCCAAGGTGCGGCCGGACATGAGCAGGGTCGTGCTCgtgctcgaggccgcgctcgccatcCCGGCggaggaggtggacgacggcgatgtgCGCGGCGAAGGAGGCCGTGGCAGCGGCGACGCCTCTCCGACTCCGGCCCGGTGA
- the LOC119339110 gene encoding protein APEM9-like — MGTSAVEGTDLWKQIDDAECYLVSGSFDQAVLTALSVSDQIRAANTERVCDDDELLEMLELVGIVLVQALKELRRTTEMFVQLKAMYGSVASIPVKVFLTGATMLMAEGSGPDLRPIFEDFLAKWRYTDDQVYVLNGEQERSSNGLIVTSTMATEEYLEVVELYTVTFLSIASDEPENAISWVEKAELIEQDRQELLEKLHALQAAANEKSSTARGSKQSTERNLSAFDKGPTPATHEDAPASTTRAPNVKTNGLPKSIEPSLQRVANNFDPMFWWFHSVRVKFGRMHIVLPSGKLMLLFSLLFSTVYVLRRKGAGLKRVVFQHASSLRRAFLDALQLAFSVQMNPLAAVQQTPQAPRGSW, encoded by the exons ATGGGGACCTCAGCGGTCGAGGGAACGGATCTCTGGAAGCAAATAGACGATGCCGAGTG CTATCTGGTCAGCGGATCGTTCGACCAAGCGGTTTTGACTGCATTGTCCGTGTCTGATCAAATTCGAGCGGCCAATACGGAAAGAGTATGCGATGATGATGAGCTTTTGGAGATGCTCGAATTAGTTGGGATTGTACTCGTTCAAGCACTTAAGGAGCTCAGAAG GACAACTGAGATGTTTGTTCAGCTTAAAGCTATGTATGGTTCAGTGGCATCAATACCGGTGAAGGTTTTCCTGACAGG GGCTACCATGCTAATGGCAGAAGGTTCTGGGCCCGACCTTCGACCAATCTTCGAGGACTTCCTTGCTAAATGGAGATACACAGATGATCAAGTTTATGTTTTGAACGGAGAACAGGAAAGATCTTCAAATGGTCTTATTGTTACATCAACTATGGCAACTGAAGAGTATTTGGAGGTGGTAGAATTGTATACAGTTACATTCCTTAGCATTGCCTCTGATGAGCCTGAAAATGCCATCTCATGGGTAGAGAAGGCAGAACTAATTGAGCAAGATCGACAG GAGCTACTTGAAAAACTTCATGCATTACAAGCAGCTGCAAATGAAAAGTCATCCACTGCTAGAGGATCAAAACAATCAACAGAGAGGAACCTTTCTGCTTTTGACAAAGGCCCAACACCAGCAACACACGAGGATGCCCCAGCAAGCACCACGCGTGCACCCAATGTGAAAACAAATggcttaccaaagtccattgagccTTCCCTTCAGCGCGTCGCAAATAACTTTGATCCCATGTTTTGGTGGTTCCATTCGGTGCGCGTAAAGTTTGGCAGAATGCACATTGTTCTACCAAGTGGTAAGCTAATGCTTCTGTTCTCGCTGTTGTTCTCGACAGTCTACGTCCTCCGGAGGAAAGGCGCCGGCTTAAAGAG GGTTGTGTTCCAACATGCTTCGTCCCTGCGACGGGCGTTCCTCGACGCCCTCCAACTCGCCTTCTCCGTCCAGATGAACCCACTAGCGGCCGTTCAACAGACGCCGCAAGCCCCTCGAGGAAGCTGGTGA